One stretch of Buteo buteo chromosome Z, bButBut1.hap1.1, whole genome shotgun sequence DNA includes these proteins:
- the KLF9 gene encoding Krueppel-like factor 9, with amino-acid sequence MSAVAYVDFVAAQCLVSISNRSAVPEAARLKMPGEGEAARELRDPRDAWKDYCALLAIAKSLLELNKYRPLPAPSVCSDSVESPDEDAASDSDAATEPGSSPPRSPPPGPPPRLRAAGAAPKGKLAAEKRHKCPYSGCGKVYGKSSHLKAHYRVHTGERPFPCTWPDCLKKFSRSDELTRHYRTHTGEKQFRCPLCEKRFMRSDHLTKHARRHTEFHPSMIKRSKKCSSSSSL; translated from the exons ATGTCGGCCGTTGCCTACGTGGACTTCGTGGCGGCGCAGTGCCTGGTCTCCATCTCTAACCGCTCCGCCGTGCCCGAGGCAGCGCGGCTGAAGATGCCGGGCGAAGGGGAGGCGGCCCGGGAGCTGCGCGACCCCCGCGACGCCTGGAAGGACTACTGCGCTCTGCTGGCCATCGCCAAGAGCCTGCTGGAGCTGAACAAGTAccggccgctgcccgcccccTCCGTCTGCAGCGACAGCGTGGAGAGCCCCGACGAGGACGCGGCCTCCGACAGCGACGCGGCCACCGAGCCGGGCTCCAGCCCGCCCCGCagcccgccgccggggccgcccccccgcctgcgcgccgccggggccgcccccaaGGGGAAGCTGGCGGCCGAGAAGCGGCACAAGTGCCCCTACAGCGGCTGCGGCAAGGTCTACGGCAAGTCATCCCACCTCAAGGCGCACTACCGTGTGCACACAG GCGAGCGACCATTCCCCTGCACATGGCCCGACTGCCTTAAAAAGTTCTCCCGCTCCGACGAGCTCACCCGGCACTACCGAACCCACACCGGCGAGAAACAGTTTCGGTGCCCCCTCTGCGAGAAGCGGTTCATGCGGAGCGACCACCTGACGAAGCACGCCCGCCGCCACACCGAGTTTCACCCCAGCATGATCAAGCGATCCAAAAagtgcagctccagcagctccttgtga